A window of the Scophthalmus maximus strain ysfricsl-2021 chromosome 8, ASM2237912v1, whole genome shotgun sequence genome harbors these coding sequences:
- the plrg1 gene encoding pleiotropic regulator 1: MTEDVQKHSVHTLVFRSLKRTHDMFVSDHAKSVALDDESHKVKMGVKLKTEYGAVLHMPVLKEGKDQVPHLPGIMQGHQSYTHPDDPEYLITGTHAYPSGPGVSLTADTKMHRNPSEGGVHSMALALPPSQARQDLSRTAAGVGDIHRHAGAAERSHPHSTALSLVEGGGTRNSALMRKAPTMPKPSWHPPWKLFRVISGHLGWVRSIAVEPGNQWFVTGSADRTIKIWDLASGKLKLSLTGHISTVRGVAVSNRSPYLFSCGEDKQVKCWDLEYNKVIRHYHGHLSAVYGVDLHPTIDVLVTCSRDATARVWDIRTKANVHTLTGHTNTVATVKCQAAEPQIITGSHDATIRLWDLIAGKTRATLTNHKKSVRSVVMHPRQYTFASGSADNIKQWMFPDGNFIQNLSGHNAIINTLAVNSDGVLVSGADNGTIHMWDWRTGYNFQRIHAAVQPGSLDSESGIFACMFDNSESRLITAEADKTIKVYKEDDTATEESHPINWKPEILKRKRF, encoded by the exons ATGACGGAG GACGTGCAGAAACACTCCGTCCACACTCTGGTCTTCAGGTCTCTCAAGAGGACTCATGACATGTTCGTGTCCGACCACGCGAAGTCCGTCGCACTGGACGACGAAAG CCACAAGGTGAAGATGGGTGTGAAACTCAAAACGGAGTACGGAGCGGTTCTACACATGCCCGTCCTGAAGGAAGGGAAAGACCAAGTCCCACATCTACCAGGCATCATGCAGGGCCACCAGAGCTACACGCATCCAG ATGACCCAGAATACCTGATCACCGGGACACACGCGTACCCCTCTGGACCCG GAGTCTCCTTGACTGCGGACACAAAGATGCACAGAAATCCCAGCGAGGGAGGAGTCCACTCCATGGCGTTGGCTTTGCCGCCCTCACAAGCCAG GCAGGACTTGAGTCGCACCGCAGCCGGTGTCGGTGACATCCATCGACACGCAGGAGCAGCGGAGCGATCTCACCCTCACTCGACTGCCTTG TCGCTCGTGGAAGGAGGCGGCACCCGAAATTCTGCACTCATGAGGAAAGCGCCAACCATGCCCAAACCCTCGTGGCATCCACCCTGGAAACTGTTTCGG GTCATCAGTGGTCATCTTGGCTGGGTGAGGTCCATCGCAGTGGAACCTGGGAATCAGTGGTTTGTCACAGGGTCGGCTGATAGAACCATTAAG ATCTGGGACCTGGCCAGTGGGAAGCTGAAACTCTCCCTGACTGGACACATCAGCACGGTGCGCGGCGTGGCGGTCAGCAACCGCAGCCCCTACCTGTTCTCCTGCGGCGAAGACAAGCAGGTCAAATGTTGGGATCTGGAGTACAACAAA GTCATCCGGCACTACCACGGACATCTGAGCGCCGTGTACGGCGTAGACCTGCATCCAACCATTGACGTGTTGGTGACGTGCAGCAGAGACGCCACAGCGAGG GTGTGGGACATCAGGACAAAAGCCAACGTGCACACGCTGACCGGACACACCAACACCGTGGCCACAGTGAAGTGCCAAGCTGCAGAGCCACAAATCATTACCG GCAGCCACGATGCAACAATCCGACTGTGGGATCTGATCGCCGGGAAAACCAGAGCTACGCTGACCAACCACAAGAAGTCGGTCCGAAGTGTGGTGATGCATCCCAGACA ATACACGTTTGCTTCTGGTTCTGCTGACAACATCAAGCAGTGGATGTTCCCAGACGGCAACTTCATCCAGAACCTGTCGGGCCACAACGCTATAATCAACACTCTGGCTGTTAACTCCGATGGCGTATTGGTGTCTGGAG CCGACAATGGAACCATCCACATGTGGGACTGGAGGACAGGCTACAACTTCCAGAGGATTCACGCGGCCGTGCAGCCCGGCTCTCTGGACAGCGAGTCGGGCATCTTCGCCTGCATGTTCGACAACTCGGAGAGCAGACTGATCACCGCCGAGGCCGACAAGACCATCAAAGTGTACAAGGAGGACGACACCGCC aCGGAAGAAAGCCATCCAATCAACTGGAAGCCAGAAATCCTCAAGAGAAAAAGattctaa
- the LOC118312945 gene encoding uncharacterized protein LOC118312945, with product MPSHVMLSYQWDDQALVEKIYNRLKDDGLPVWMDIQGGVTGNINDAMAAGVEEAAVICPFMTPSYQASRSCKKELNYADSREVAIVPVMLAKDWEASEWLGLITAGLLWVDFRNAEKDEELFELCLRSLEEEIMFNAGLLLAVEEAPGEETDEPEPPKSCMKRKPGRRFRHALTGLYIHDSGEQQILWPTIDDGRNTVELSETPGDHCYWEEVKGNGCKHYRNVVTNRFLGKQRNSSLS from the exons atgccTTCACATGTAATGCTTTCTTACCAGTGGGATGACCAGGCTCTTGTGGAAAAGATCTACAACCGCCTCAAAGACGACGGGCTGCCAGTGTGGATGGACATACAGGGAGGGGTGACAGGGAACATCAACGATGC GATGGCTGCAGGcgtggaggaggcggcggtgaTTTGCCCCTTCATGACGCCGTCGTACCAGGCGTCCCGCAGCTGCAAGAAGGAGCTGAACTACGCCGACAGCAGGGAGGTCGCCATCGTGCCCGTCATGCTCGCCAAGGACTGGGAGGCCAGCGAGTGGCTGGGACTGATCACCGCGGGCCTGCTGTGGGTGGACTTCAG AAATGCAGAAAAGGACGAGGAGCTCTTTGAGCTGTGTCTCAGGTCTTTGGAGGAGGAGATCATGTTTAACGCCGGTCTCCTCCTGGCGGTGGAGGAAGCTCCCGGAGAAGAGACGGACGAGCCGGAGCCACCGAAGTCCTGCATGAAGAGGAAACCAGGCAGACGCTTCCGCCACGCGCTCACAGGGCTCTACATCCACGATTCAG gcgaGCAGCAGATATTGTGGCCGACAATTGACGACGGCAGAAACACAGTGGAGCTCAGCGAGACACCCGGGGATCACTGCTactgggaggaggtgaagggtaACGGCTGTAAACACTACAGGAATGTTGTCACCAACAGATTCCTCGGTAAGCAGAGAAACTCTTCTCTCAGTTGA
- the fgg gene encoding fibrinogen gamma chain, giving the protein MVPSPLAAAGGLLLLFSLSSAQTRGDSVSLCAPNDGFGKYCPTTCGVADYLLKYMPGVDRDLSNLQRDLESIANLTQGAEEKIVHMKDSTTSAQKSSIQDPLFKKSSSMLDDVIRFEKTIVTQEQQIFDLQNLISSNERRMADLKQLSIQLQQTCSEPCKDTVEIQTITGTDCQDISNKGATTSGLYYVKPLKATEQFLVYCEIDSFGRGFTVIQRRRDGSVDFHKDWNQFKQGFGYLSPDDTTEFWLGNEKTHLLTDGLSIPTVLRIELVDWEGNKRYADYTMFKLGSEADMYRLTYGFYLGGDAGDAFAGFDFGDDPSDKFYTSHNGMQFSTFDKDNDKYDGNCAQQDGSGWWMNRCHAAHLNGKYYQGGRYTEKDAGEYGFDNGIIWVTWHNRWYSLKETTMKLIPLTRLTTTGGQQMGVKELGGLKK; this is encoded by the exons ATGGTGCCGTCACCTCTCGCAGCGGCAGGAGGACTCCTGCTACTTTTCTCCCTCTCGTCAGCG CAAACCAGAGGAGACAGCGTCTCATTGTGCGCCCCTAATGACGGCTTT GGAAAGTACTGCCCTACCACGTGTGGGGTGGCCGACTACCTGCTGAAGTATATGCCAGGCGTGGACAGGGATTTGAGCAATTTGCAAAGGGACTTGGAATCGATTGCCAATCTGACGCAGGGGGCCGAAGAAAAAATTGTCCACATGAAAGATTCCACCACTTCAGCTCAAAAGAGTTCCATACAAG ACCCGCTCTTCAAAAAGTCGTCGAGCATGCTGGACGATGTCATTCGCTTTGAAAAGACCATCGTCACACAGGAACAACAAATATT TGATCTCCAGAATCTGATCTCGTCCAACGAGAGGCGAATGGCGGACTTGAAGCAGCTCTccattcagctgcagcagacatgCAGCGAGCCCTGCAAAGACACAGTTGAAATTCAAACCATCACAGGAACAG ACTGCCAGGACATTTCAAACAAGGGTGCCACCACCAGCGGCCTTTACTATGTGAAGCCGTTGAAAGCCACTGAGCAGTTCCTGGTCTATTGTGAGATTGACAGCTTTGGACGCGGCTTCACCGTGATACAGAGG AGACGCGACGGCAGCGTGGACTTCCACAAGGACTGGAACCAGTTCAAGCAGGGCTTCGGTTACCTCTCCCCAGATGACACGACCGAGTTCTGGCTCGGCAACGAGAAGACCCATCTGCTGACGGACGGTTTGAGCATCCCGACCGTGCTGAGGATAGAGCTTGTTGACTGGGAGGGCAACAAGAG GTACGCAGACTACACCATGTTCAAATTGGGATCAGAGGCCGACATGTATCGCCTGACCTACGGCTTCTACCTTGGCGGCGACGCGGGAGACGCCTTCGCCGGCTTTGACTTCGGAGACGATCCCAGTGACAAGTTCTACACGTCCCACAACGGCATGCAGTTCAGCACCTTCGACAAGGACAACGACAAGTACGACGGCAACTGTGCCCAGCAGGACGGCTCCGGCTGGTGGATGAACAGATGCCATGCTGCACACTTGAACGGCAAATACTACCAGG GTGGCAGGTACACAGAAAAGGACGCGGGTGAATATGGCTTCGACAACGGCATCATTTGGGTCACATGGCACAACCGCTGGTACTCCCTGAAAGAGACGACCATGAAGCTCATTCCCCTGACCCGCCTCACCACAACAGGTGGACAGCAGATGGGCGTGAAGGAGTTGGGCGGACTTAAAAAGTAG